The following proteins are co-located in the Aurantiacibacter atlanticus genome:
- the hdhA gene encoding 7-alpha-hydroxysteroid dehydrogenase — MFDSHSFRLDGHVALVTGSAAGIGFAIADTFASAGAAVMVSDVDLTAAEKAAARIAKAGGNTAAIACDVTSEEDLERVVDATQAEFGGMTLLVSNAGGGGPKPFEMPMSDFRRAFDLNIFSLFRLAQLAAPVIEESGGGAMLAITSMAGENKNERMASYASSKAATNHLIRNIAFDLGPRNIRINGIAPGAIRTHALETVLTDEIEEAMLAHTPIHRLGKPQDIANAALFLCSDAASWISGEILTVSGGGIQELG, encoded by the coding sequence ATGTTCGACAGTCACTCCTTCAGACTCGATGGCCACGTAGCACTCGTTACCGGCAGTGCTGCGGGCATCGGTTTTGCAATCGCTGATACATTCGCCTCTGCTGGTGCAGCCGTCATGGTCAGCGATGTCGATTTGACAGCGGCTGAAAAAGCAGCAGCGAGGATTGCCAAAGCCGGTGGGAACACCGCGGCCATCGCATGTGATGTCACCAGTGAGGAGGACCTTGAGCGCGTAGTCGACGCGACGCAGGCCGAATTTGGCGGCATGACCTTGCTTGTGAGCAATGCGGGTGGCGGCGGACCGAAACCGTTCGAAATGCCGATGAGCGATTTCCGGCGCGCCTTCGACCTCAACATCTTCTCGCTCTTCCGCCTCGCTCAGCTCGCGGCACCGGTGATCGAGGAATCTGGTGGCGGAGCCATGCTAGCAATCACCTCAATGGCAGGCGAGAACAAGAACGAGCGCATGGCTTCCTACGCATCATCGAAAGCTGCCACCAATCACCTGATACGGAATATCGCATTCGATCTCGGTCCCCGGAATATCCGGATCAACGGCATTGCTCCCGGTGCCATCCGCACGCACGCATTGGAAACGGTGCTGACCGACGAGATCGAGGAGGCCATGCTGGCGCACACTCCGATCCACCGGTTGGGAAAACCGCAAGACATTGCGAACGCCGCTCTATTTCTGTGCAGCGATGCAGCAAGCTGGATCAGTGGTGAGATACTGACGGTTTCGGGTGGTGGCATTCAAGAATTAGGATGA
- the uraH gene encoding hydroxyisourate hydrolase, translated as MLKKLLASAAIASILTVAPAHAAEISTHVLNISQGKGGADVPVTLSKQASDGFWQTVTSTKTQSNGRAEDFGNPENLTPGVYLLSFDVAQYYAGKSDTFFPVITVVFNVTEQDGHYHVPVLLSAYGYSTYRGN; from the coding sequence ATGTTGAAGAAACTTCTCGCATCCGCAGCGATCGCTTCCATTCTCACAGTCGCACCGGCCCACGCCGCAGAGATATCGACCCATGTCCTGAATATCTCGCAAGGTAAAGGCGGTGCCGACGTGCCTGTCACCCTTTCTAAGCAAGCGAGCGATGGTTTCTGGCAGACGGTGACCTCGACCAAGACACAATCGAATGGCCGAGCCGAAGACTTCGGCAATCCGGAAAACCTTACGCCAGGGGTCTATCTCCTCAGCTTCGATGTTGCCCAATACTATGCAGGAAAATCTGATACGTTTTTTCCCGTCATCACCGTGGTGTTCAACGTGACGGAGCAAGATGGGCACTATCACGTGCCCGTCCTGCTCAGTGCATACGGATATTCGACTTACCGGGGCAACTGA
- a CDS encoding META domain-containing protein, which produces MKCNLLLASVALAMSLSAFATIQPAAESGEVAMVERITGTLSYRERIALPPEAQVEIVVSDITLGRNQELILSRTMNTIGQASPPIPFSIDVSKLNLSDGPLYGLRAFIREPDGTILFRTSEPFLLDLRSDTVDIGDIRVSMTSPDDPGLAGISDLQDGEWHVTQIGGDVVAQISAPTMTFTADGRLYGSTSCNRFSSSYGLDGNSLEVGNVAATKRACEAGLMQQERRFLDALSLIENASLEAGGFLVLSGNGQRLVAVRN; this is translated from the coding sequence GTGAAATGTAACTTGCTGTTAGCATCGGTTGCCCTCGCCATGAGCTTGAGTGCCTTTGCCACCATTCAGCCCGCTGCAGAAAGCGGTGAGGTCGCCATGGTAGAAAGAATTACCGGCACACTGTCCTATCGCGAGCGCATCGCGCTGCCCCCCGAAGCGCAGGTGGAAATCGTTGTTTCTGACATCACCCTCGGTCGCAACCAGGAGCTCATCCTCTCGCGCACGATGAACACGATCGGACAGGCATCGCCGCCGATCCCGTTCTCGATCGACGTATCGAAGCTGAATCTGAGCGACGGGCCGCTCTACGGCCTGCGGGCCTTCATCCGCGAGCCCGATGGCACAATCCTGTTCCGCACCAGTGAACCTTTCCTGCTCGATCTTCGCAGCGACACCGTCGATATCGGCGACATAAGGGTATCGATGACATCGCCAGACGATCCCGGCCTTGCCGGTATTTCTGACCTGCAGGACGGCGAATGGCATGTAACCCAGATCGGCGGCGATGTCGTGGCGCAGATCTCCGCTCCAACGATGACCTTCACGGCCGATGGTCGCTTGTATGGTTCCACCAGCTGCAACCGCTTCAGCAGTTCATATGGCCTCGATGGCAACTCGCTCGAGGTTGGCAATGTCGCTGCGACCAAACGCGCCTGTGAAGCTGGATTGATGCAGCAAGAGCGCCGTTTCCTCGATGCCCTTTCTCTGATCGAGAACGCATCGCTCGAAGCTGGGGGTTTTCTCGTCCTCTCCGGCAATGGCCAGCGCCTCGTCGCAGTCCGCAATTAA